Proteins co-encoded in one Nicotiana sylvestris chromosome 7, ASM39365v2, whole genome shotgun sequence genomic window:
- the LOC104240032 gene encoding uncharacterized protein translates to MIKQVVARNDPNVRWYIFGDDDTVFFVENLLKTLEKYDHNEWYYIGSNSESYVQNAYFSFDMAFGGGGYAISRPLAKALAGVLDSCLMRYPNLYGSDARIFSCLAELGVSLTHEPGFHQDDLWGNLFGLLSSHPLSPLISLHHVERMQSIFPNMTKIQALKHLFKAANADPTRISQQTICYDRNNSLSISVAWGYAIQVYEGNIKLPDLITVLRTFEPWDKDKKRPRFMFRTRVESNDPCKKMVAFLKSVDSYGNNVWTNYARYRVGKTCAKDGNKIKNLEEIRVFSRKLDADTRQSQLGLSDWNWLKSASGEFIYKHVYSS, encoded by the exons ATGATAAAACAAGTGGTCGCACGTAACGATCCTAACGTGCGATGGTACATTTTTGGAGATGACGATACAGTGTTTTTCGTCGAAAATTTGTTGAAGACACTAGAAAAATATGATCATAATGAATGGTATTATATAGGGTCTAATTCAGAGAGCTATGTTCAAAAtgcttatttttcttttgatATGGCATTTGGTGGTGGCGGATATGCGATAAGTCGACCTTTGGCTAAGGCTTTAGCTGGTGTTTTGGATTCTTGTTTGATGCGGTACCCAAATCTCTATGGTAGTGATGCTAGAATTTTCTCTTGCTTGGCGGAGCTTGGCGTAAGTTTAACACATGAACCTGGTTTTCACCAA GATGATTTATGGGGAAATCTATTTGGATTACTTTCATCGCATCCATTATCACCATTAATATCTCTTCATCATGTAGAAAGAATGCAATCAATTTTCCCCAACATGACAAAAATTCAAGCTCTGAAACATTTATTCAAAGCTGCTAATGCTGATCCTACAAGAATATCACAACAAACTATTTGCTACGACCGAAACAATTCACTATCTATTTCAGTGGCTTGGGGTTATGCTATACAAGTTTATGAGGGTAACATTAAGCTTCCTGATCTTATTACAGTGCTAAGGACATTTGAACCATGGGATAAAGACAAGAAACGACCACGTTTTATGTTTAGGACAAGGGTTGAGTCTAATGATCCATGCAAGAAAATGGTCGCCTTCTTAAAAAGTGTGGATTCTTATGGAAATAATGTTTGGACCAATTATGCGAGGTATAGAGTTGGGAAAACTTGTGCAAAAGATGGCAATAAAATCAAGAATTTGGAAGAGATAAGAGTCTTCTCTCGCAAGTTGGATGCAGATACTAGACAG AGTCAATTAGGCTTAAGTGACTGGAATTGGTTAAAATCTGCAAGTGGTGAATTCATTTATAAACACGTTTACAGTAGTTGA